CGGCGACGGTCGTCGACAGTCCCGCCTCGTAGCCCGGGTTTCGAACGACACGCACGTCCAGATCGGCGAGCGCAGTCCGAACGGCTTCGGCTTCGTACCCGACGACGACGATCACCGCCGCGAGTTCGGCTCGGAGGAGCGTCCGGACCGCGTGATGGACGAGCGGTTCGCCATCGAGGTCGGCGAGCAACTTGTTTTCCTCGCCGAACCGGGAACTCGTCCCGCCGGCGAGAACGACACCGACGACGCTCGGATCCGCAGTATCGTCTCCGTCAACCGTCTTCGAGCCCTTCTCGGGATCATCGGATCGAGATCCCTCGGCGGTCATTCGAGGGCCTCGTAGGGTACGACTGCGACTCGTTCGCCGGCCTCGAGTGCCTCGCGGGTCAGGACGATCCCATCGGCGAGCAG
This genomic interval from Halalkalicoccus subterraneus contains the following:
- a CDS encoding nucleotidyltransferase family protein, with product MTAEGSRSDDPEKGSKTVDGDDTADPSVVGVVLAGGTSSRFGEENKLLADLDGEPLVHHAVRTLLRAELAAVIVVVGYEAEAVRTALADLDVRVVRNPGYEAGLSTTVAAGIRAVGDAAGVVFLPGDMPAVDPATVNRLLDAYRAGLGTALAAAYDGQRGNPVLFDRNHFDELLAVEGDVGGRPVLMESGDSALVDVNDPGAVIDIDTLEDLRRQ